The Corynebacterium callunae DSM 20147 genomic sequence CATCATTATTGATGCCGGTGGCCAAGACATCACCAGTACCCCGGCTTCATTGGAGGAAATGTTCTTTAAAAACTTTGAGAGGCGGGAGTCATGATTCGCCTTAATCTCCGTTTGAAGCGCGTTCTCATTATCTGCTGGCTGCTGGGAATTTGGGCAATGTTGGCAATCACTCCTAGCTCCTATTTGAGTTACTAACCGGAACTTACAGACCGCACCCAGATGATCGCAGAAGTACAACACAATTTGGGCACGCAAGCCATGTATGGAGTCCTGCATTCTCCCGGAAATATTGGACAATTAACCAATTGGAAGACGGGCGCCTGGTTGACAATCCTCTCTGCCATAATGAGCGTTTTATTGCTCAGCTCGCTGCATCGCGCAGCAGAATTCAAAGGCACCGGCGAGCTCATCCAATCAACTGGACATCGTCGCTCCAAAGTCTTAAAGGCGGCGCTGCTCAGCGGCGGGGTAGTGGCTCTCATTAATGGCATGGTCTCCGCACTAATTTTGATCGTCTTGAGATTCCTGCTCACCCCAGAACTCACCATCGCGGGGTCTATTAGCTATGGCATGAGCATCACGCTCACAATGTTGGGTGTGATGGCACTTGCCAGCATTGCACAGAGTTTGTGGGGCAATTCTCATAACCTCAATCGGCTCGGCCTGCTGGTTATTGCCGTCGCCTTCCTAGTGCGAGTTTTTGCCGATACCTCCACGCAGTCCTGGGCGCATTACCTAAATTGGGTTTCGCCCTTGGGCTGGCGTTCAGTGATCGATTCTTTTGGCAGTGAGAACTGGGCCAGCATTATTGTCTTCACATTGGCATGCATCGGACTATCCGGCATTGCGTTGTGGCTTAATTCCGCGTGCGAATTCAACTCCCATCTCATCCACTTGCCTCGCACACTCCAGCTACGCCAACATTAAATCCGCGGTCTGCTGAGCCTTAACTTGCTGCTGCACCGTGGCAGTATCATCACCTGGTCGCTGGTGGTCGGCCTCATGTTGCTCACCTTTTTACCGCTTATCGATTCCCTCATACCGCTGCTCCAAGAAGATGAAGCCACGCGCCAAGCACTGCAATCCTTCATTCCCTTGGACGACCTCCAGCAAGCTTTTATCACCTACGCCTTCCAGCTTTGCGCCGTACTGGTGACCATTGCGTGCATCGCGCCGATCGTCAACTACATCACCGAAGAGCACCGCGGCACCGTCGATCTGATCCGCAGCGCAGGCACCGCCCGTTACGCGCCCTTAGAGGGCGCTGTAGTAATAAGCTTTGCGACGCTTGCTTGCTGCACGATCTTCGCTATCGCTGGAGGCTTAGTCGCGCTGCAAATACAAACCTCGACGGTAGAGCAGGGAAGTACCTTAATCCTCGTCGCTTCACTAAAGCTCTTCCTGCAAGTTGTGGTGTTCATTGGGATAGCAGTACTTATCGCTGGCGTCGCTCCACACCTCATTCACTTTTCCTGGCTTCCGATTGTTGCAGCAACAGTATTTTCCGTTTTTGGCCAAGTTCTCGGGCTTAGCCAGCAGACAGTTGAACTATCGCCCTTTAGCCAAACAGATCTTTCCATTCTGCTTGCCTTCGCAGGTTTTGGGGTTATAGCGGTGGGAGCCGGTTTGTGGGGATCGTCTCTGAGAGAAATTTCCAAATGAGGGGCATTACCGGACATTTAGGAGAATACTTAAGACTATGACTGAATCCGCCCTTCCTTGCAGCCGCCGTACCTTCCTCCTGGGTACCGCTACCACCTTCGCAGGCGCATTCCTCGCTGCCTGTGGCACCAGCCCCAATAATGAAGTTGCTGCCACGGATGTTCCCGTGGGCAGCGCTGTGGCCCTCGAGACCGTCATCATTGCGCAACCTACAGCGGGCCATTATGTTGCTTACTCAGCTACCTGCCCGCATGCCGGAAGTCGTATCACCAAGGTTGACGGCGATACCGTGCAATGCCTAAACCACAATTCCGTCTTCAAGATTTCTGACGGCTCTGTTGTTTCCGGACCCGCCCAAACTGGCCTCAAAGCCGCAACCCTCACCCAAAATGGAGACACACTCAGCGCCACCGAGTCTTAGCTATCAAATAAAAAGGCAATGTTTCACGTGAAACATTGCCTTTTTATTTACCAGACTCCGCGCCAGTAGGAACGAGGGTAGTGGATCTCTTCAGTTTTAAGCCCTAATTGATGAGCTGCCTTTAGCGGCCAAGAAGGCTCCCTTAGAGCCGCGCGACCAATGGTAATGATATCCGCATCGCCATTATCTAGGTGCTGCTGCGCTTGCTGAGCCTCAGTAATCATGCCCACGGCAGAAGTCGGGATTCCAACTTCTTGCTTAACCTGTCGCGCAAATTCGACCTGATAGCTTGGACCAACCGGAATGCGAGCTGCTGCCACACCGCCGGTTGAGATATCGACAGCATCTACACCAAGCTCCTTGAGATCAGCTACAAGCTTGACGGTTTGATCGCCATCCCAGGAAGGTTCATCATCAATCCAATCCGTGGCTGAGATGCGAGCAACCAGTGGCATGCCTTCTGGGATGACGCTTCGAATCGCAGTGGCCACCTCACGGAAGAGGCGAGTGCGGTTTTCAAAACTGCCGCCATATTCGTCGGTGCGCTTATTGGAGATGGGGCTTAAGAATTGGTGCAAAAGGTATCCATGCGCACCGTGGATTTCGATGACATCAAATCCCGCTTCAACTGCACGCTGTGCTGCAGCAGCAAAATCAGCGACGACTTTCTTAATCCCATCAATGGTCAATTCTTGTGGCGTATCCAATCCTTCTTGGGCCACCGCACTAGGAGCGAAGGTCTGCCATCCACCTTCTGCCTCCGATTGAGTGCCATTGGGGACGCCAGGGAGCCAAGGATAGGTGCTTGCCTTACGGCCGGCGTGATTTAATTGAACTCCCATTTTTGCTCCCTGAGAATGTACAAAATTTGTAATTTTCTTCCAGGCAACAACTTGCTCATCATTCCACAGCCCAGTGCAATTGGGGGAGATTCGACCTTCGGGACTGACACCAGTGGACTCTGCAATGAGTAATCCAAACCCTCCGACAGCTCGAGCACCATAATGAACCAGATGCCACTCATGAGGAACACCGTCATTTTTATCAACTTGATACTGACACATCGGCGCCAGCCAAATTCGATTTGAGATCTCTAGGGACCGCAGAGTGATAGGGGAGAGGAGTGAAGTCATGATCACGACGATAGCTCACCCTCGTTTCATAGGCACGGAAAGGGTGAAAATTGGCCCGCCAGTCCCGTCTCGAAAGTACACTCATACCTGTTTGATTATCGACACTGTGACAAAAAGAAAACTTAGGTATGGAGGAGCGTTAAGTCTGCCCCACGGAGCGTAACGACACTTTTTAGTGGGCTTAACCCACTATCTGGTAATCCCATGATTGTGAAACCTAATAGCAGAGCTAACCAATTTTTGGAGTTTTGGAATATCGAGGAGGCCATAAGTTGCGCGCAATCGTTTGCAGGCTGCTATTTCTCAAACCCGGAAGAATGGAACGAAATGTGCGTCCATCGAATAAAAGAACTAATACCTGAACCCTAGCCTACCTTGCACAGGAATAACAACCGCAACATCTCGCCCCAAAAGGGGTCAAAGAGCCCTAAAATGACCTGGACCCTGTCCCCACGCCACCCCTGCGCCGTACACTAAAACCCATGCTTGCACGCCTAAAACGATTAGACCCCCTCATTGTCCTGATTGTGCTGGCAGTCATCATTGCAATCATCATCCCGGTACGCGGCGTCGCTGCTGAATGGTTTGATATCGCAGTGAAGATCGCCATTGCAGTCCTCTTCTTTCTTTATGGTGCCCGCCTATCGACGCAAGAGGCCCTCAACGGCCTCAAGCATTGGCGTTTGCATGTCACCATTTTGCTCATCACTTTTGTCATTTTCCCGCTCATCGGCATCGGCCTCGAGCCGCTTACATTCTTCATCTCCGATGATATTTACAAGGGAATCCTCTTCCTGACGCTCGTTCCTTCAACCGTGCAGTCCTCGGTGGCGTTTACCTCCATCGCCAAGGGAAATGTGGCGGGTGCGATTGTGGCGGCGTCACTTTCCAATCTGGTTGGAGTGTTTATTACACCATTGCTGGTCATGCTCATCATGTCTGCCGGCGGGGGAGTACATGTTGATCCAAAGGTCTTCCTCGACATCGCTGTCCAACTGCTTTTGCCCTTCATTTTGGGACAGCTGTGCAGGCGCTGGGTAAAGAACTTTGCAGCTAAGAAGGCCACCAAAATCGTTGACCGCGGCTCGATTGCCATGGTCGTTTATTCAGCGTTTTCTGCAGGCGTGGTGGGAGGAGTTTGGTCTACCGTTCAACCATGGGAAGTCCTCTTCCTTATCGTCTTCGCAGCCGTAATGGTGAGTGCGATGTTGTGGTTCACCATGTTTGTGGCAACTCGCATTGGATTTAACCGTGCAGATTCTATTGCTATTCAGTTCTGTGGCACCAAGAAATCACTAGCTACTGGTTTGCCAATGGCGGCAGTTATCTTCGGTGGCGCCAATATTGGCCTCCTCATCTTGCCCCTGATGATCTTCCACCAGGTACAGTTGATGATCTGTGCTTGGCTGGCTGCTCGTTATGGCAAGGACGCTCAGGAGCAAAAAGCTCAAGTTTAAAGCGTTGCAAAGCATTCAATTAGTAGCGGTGTTCACCTCCAAAAGGAAGGGAACACCGCTTTTTTAGTTCCCTGAATAAAACCATATCTAAAAATAGACAGCTTGGTCTACCCTTGCGGAAAGCTAAAATACTTTAGGAATTGAGGGCACCATGATCAGCATTCGAGAAAAGACCTTAACTTTTGACGAGCACGCATGGGCCACATGGCATCAAGAAAGAATTAAGGCGGCATCTAGCCCACTTGGCCCTACAAGTCTGATTGCCACCCGCTGGATTAGTGCTACTACGTTGTCTAACGCTCACGAGTTTCCCAACCTGCCGGGACGCTGGTATCGCCGAGGCGGGGGAGTAGTGGGAATTCACCTTCCACCGTCTTTTACAACAACTGGCACACTACAAATCCTGCCCGGGGAAATTGCCCAAACCACGTCATTTAACCTCGCCATTGCTGAGCGTATCGGAGAAATCGCACTGGAAGTTTATGATCGACAATCTCCAGCGGAGACAAGGTTTAGGACCATCGAGACTTATCCTCCAGCTGCTCATTGGCAGCTACGAGCACGCTTTTATCCCCAGGCAGAAAGTGTTAATCTCACTGCCGCGGATGGCCTTATAGTGCCTACCCCAACCGTGGGTTGGGTGGTTTTTGAGAAGGAGGGACGCGAATTCCGTTTGAGAGTGTGCAATGTGGGACAAAGATTGCGAGCGGTTTTTAGCGATAAGACGACGTCTCAAGGTGTATTTCGCTTTAGATGTTTAGATATTGAAGCTCCCGACATTAATGGTGAGACCGTCGTGGACTTTAATCGGGCTTATCTACCCGCGGTCGCTTTTAGTGAGCACTTCTTATGTGCCGGCCCTTCCATCGCAAATGGACTTAACCTCGAGGTTGAAGCTGGTGAAAAGTGGGTGGTGGGAGATTTTTGACAGCAAAAAAGGGCAATGTTTCACGTGAAACATTGCCCAGCTGGCAGCCAAAGCTCACCATGAAGTGGTGAACCTTAGGTCGAGGAGGTGTCGACAAGCCTCCTGCCTAACTTAGGAAGAAAGGTTGCTGAGGAGGTTCTGCGCTGCTGGAGCCTCGTGAGGTGCAGGTGCTGCCTGCTGTACTGGAGCAGCCTGCTGGAACCATTCCTGAACCTGTGGGACTGGGTTGAAGTTCTGAACCCACTGGGAAGGCTGGAACTGCTGTGCAACTTCGGTGAAATGCTGGATCTGATCGAACATGTGGAAACTCCTTTGTGAGAAATGGTTTTAAGGTGGGATTCTTCCAATTAGGAAGAAAGAACTACTGCGGAGAAGATCTCAGAAACGCTGTCGAGAACGGTGTTGAAGATGTTGACGATGTAATCCATATGAGGATCCTTTTCTTTTGAATCGAGAGAATCTTTTGATTCCCCAGCAGCGGCGTTTCCGTTGCCGTAATGAAGAGTCAACACCTCAAAGAAAAAACAAGCAAACAGCAAAACAGCCCTTCAAAAGGCGTGCGACCAGGCAATATGCAAAAATTCTGGAGTTCATGTGAAGTTCACAGCACCATCATCTAGCTGTGTTTTTTGGTCATTTCTTTAAATACATCGATAACTCCCAGAAACCTTGGTTATGAAAATACTGTTAGACTGCTAGTTTTTACATCGTCCCAGCTAAAAGCACCTAGACGCGGAACAATGAAATCGATATTTATTTCCGGAGCAGCCCAAGGAATCGGCCGTGCAGTAGCAGAAAAGTTTCTTTTGGAGGGATGGCAAGTAGGCGCATACGACATTGCGAGCATCGAATATGAACATCTCAACCTCCACAAGGGACGGCTCGATGTCACTAAAGCCGAGGAGTGGGAGAGTGCTCTTGCGGACTTCGCTGCAGTTACTGGCGGAACCATTGATGTGGTGGACAACAATGCAGGAATCATTATAGATGGGCCTCTTGCCAAAGCCGAGGAAGGCGACGTCGAAAAGCTTATTGCAGTAAACGTGGCCGGAGTGACTCTTGGTGCCCGCGCGGCGCACCCCTATTTGAAGCGCACGCCGGGCGCACATCTGGTGAATATGGCTTCGGCATCGGCAGTTTATGGGCAGCCGAATATTGCGGTGTATTCCGCCAGTAAGTTTTATGTGGTGGGTTTGACGGAGTCTTTGGAATTGGAGTGGCGCCGTGATGGCATCCGAGTCGTTGATATTTGGCCACTGTGGGCGAAGACTTCGCTGGCGCAGGTTGACGCTGCGTCGACGCGCCGTTTAGGAGTGCGGATTACGCCGGAACAGGTTGCGGAGGCCGTGTGGGCGGCGGTGCATCCGAAGAATCGCTGGGCGCGGGGCAAGGTTCATTATGGGGTTTCTGCGCTGGATAAGGCTTTGTATGTGGCGAAGTCCTTGGCGCCAGACCGCATGACGCGCTTTTTGACCAAGATTGTGGCTGGGTAAAGCAAATAAAAAAAGTCTGGATCTTCATGGAAGAGCCAGACTTTTTTGTGCTTTGAATGTTGTTTAGCGGACGTCGATAAACTTCTTCAGGACCCAGTTCTTGGATGCAATGATCACAAGACCAATGATGATGGTGATAACACCAACGGTGATGAAGAAGGTCTTCTCAGCGCCAGCGTCGGTGGGGTCGTAGTAACCGCCGAGGGTGCCGGAGAGGGAAGTACCCATGGAGACTGCCATCAGCCACACTGCGAACATGCGAGACTGGAAGGCCGCTGGAGCGACCTTGGTGGCAAGGGAGTTGCCAACCGGGGAGAGCAGGAGCTCGGCGATGGTGAAGAGGAAGTAGACCCAGATAATCAAAGCCATTGGAGTGGAGTTGTCTCCGCCGCCTGCGAAAGGCAGGAAGAAGAACAAGGCAACACCGATGACGATATTTGCCACACCGAACTTCACTGCGGTAGACCACTGCTTAGCGCCCAGCTTGGTCCACAAGGTGGCGAAGATACCAGAGAAGACGATGATAAAGATTGGGTTGAAGGAGTTGATCAATCCTGGGGGCAGATCAATTCCGAAGAAGTTGCGGTCCAAACGAGTGTCGGAGTACACAGCCAAAACAGTGAACTGAGTCTGGAAGATCGCGAAGAAGAGCACACCACCAATGAACATTGGGATGAAGCCCAGCAGGCGAGACTTCTCGGCAGCGCTGGTGAGAGGGGAGGTGTACATCTGAGCAAGCAGGCCGATAGCTGCAATCAAAGCGATAAGCGCGGTGATGTTAGAGAGCCATTCCAGCTTGATAATGCCGGTGGCAACCAAAGCAACAACGATGGCCACAACGACGAGAGCGCCGATAAGCCAGGCGGCGTACTGGCTCTTTGGAAGTGGGTTTGGAACATCGTGTCCAGCAGCGCCAATAGTGGTCTTACGCATTGCAACGTACTGGATAAGGCCGAGCGCCATACCAACTGCTGCGATACCGAAGCCCCAGTGGAAACCACCCCAGCCCCAGATAGCGTTGGTGATCAGTGGTCCGAAGAGGCCACCGATGTTGACACCCATGTAGAAGATGGAGAAACCTGCATCGCGACGAGGGTCAGTGTGGGAGTACAGCTGACCGAGCACAACCTGAGCCGCAGTCTTAACGCCACCGGAACCTAGGCCGATGAGGACCAGGCCGATGGAGAGGCCAACATAGCCCGGGATGAGTGCCAGCGCGAGGTGGCCAATCATGACGACGATGGCGGAGTAGAAGAGGGTCTTCTCAGAACCGAATACACGGTCTGCCAAGAAGGAAGCCACCAGGGACGTCATGTAGACAAATCCGCCGTAGGCACCCACGATGGAAAGAGCTGCCGTTTGATCCATACCCAGGCCACCTTCGGTGACTGAGTAGTAGAGGTAGAAGGCGAGGATGGACTGCATGCCGTAGAAGCTGAAGCGCTCCCACATTTCCACGCCGAAGAGGTTGGCCAGGCCCCATGGCTGGCCAAAGAACTGTTTCTCGCGGTGAGCGTCAGTAGCTACAGAACCACTACTAGGTTCAGTAGGCTCCGGTACCACACCACCTTTGCTTGTGTCGGTATTCATTCGATTAATGATTCCGCACCATAAAGCACAATTCCAATCCCAATCCCAGCTTGAACAGCGCAATCTCAGCTCAATTTCGATTTAATGTTTCACGTGAAACATTCTTAATAGCTTTTCACAGGCTTTTAGATGGAGCGGAAAGCGCGTCTTCTAATTCGGCAGGTTTTTGTTTTGTGGATAGAATGTGGGAATTTCAGCCACATTTACCCCATCAAAGGGGTGAAAAATGGCTTGTTGAGGTACATTAAACACCCTCTTTAAGGACCGACTCCAATATTCCCAGAGTGTGCCAGGGGTGAGGGGACTATGCATATTCAGGTGAAGGCCATTACATTTATCATTGATCTTAAAATAAGTCACAAATGGGAATTATGTTGCACCTGAAGTGGTGAATCCAATGGACTTAAAAGCCTCACGGTCGAACTAGCTGGCTTTTGAAGATCTCATCTAAAGGTAGTGGTCACCCCGGCCAAGCAACAGAGTTATTTTCAAGCACCTTCTAGAAAGGGTTTCAGTCCAGCCCCATCTTCAACCCGTTAGTAGTGACCGCTTGTTTGTCCGGCGGTGCGATTATCCGACCGCCTGCCTACGAGAGTGGAGGACAGGGTAGTTGTTCCATTACTCCCATGGGATGTCCGGGCCAGTTCAGCCCTGGCGGCTTTTTGGTTCTCACAGTACAAAACTCTACGTAACCTTAGGCCTCTTCAAGCGAGGTTATAAAATGAGCTCGGAGAGCTGCAGTGAGGGCTAGTGGGGGACTAATGCGGAAAATTTCACACCGGGATCCTTGCCGAACCCTCTGGGAATTTACCCGGGGTCAGACATTTAAGGGCATTTAATAAGTTGGCCCATGGGCCCAGCGATATAGTCCCACGACCGGACAACAACTAACGTCAAAGACCGTAAACTTCTATTGAGATATTCAGCTTTCTTTTGCACCCCAAATAGCTGTGATCCAATTCACTTAAATAAAAGGTGTATTTCATATACATCTTTAACTTCTAGAACTTAGGATGAGACCATGCACTTGACCACCTTTGCTGATCTTGGACTTCGGTCCATGATGATCTTGGGAGATCTGCCGGCAGGGCAGCGCCTCACGATCTCAGAATTAGCAAAGGCAACCAATGCCTCGGACAACCATCTTGCGCGCGTCGTCGCCAAGTTAGTGGACATGGAATTGGTGACTTCCATTCGTGGAAGAAACGGTGGAGTGCATCTGCCAGACTCGGCCCGTGGGGCAAGCGTGGGGCAGATCCTCCGAGAACTTGAAGGCCCCGGGGAAGTGGTGGACTGCCAAGGTGCAAAGCCGTGCCCCTTGGCAGCACATGACTGCAAGTTGCGCCATCGATTGGCCGCAGCGCGGGAAGCCTTCTTTGCTGAACTTGATGGAGACACCATCGGAGATCTGATTCGCGTCAATCGTGTGGCAGCACAGCCTAATTCCGAGGAAGCCCACGGTTCCTCTACTTCTCTAGGTCTACCCACCTTGTGGAATAACTAGCCTTGTGACTCACCCATGAGGGCTACCGAACACGGAAAGCGAATCCTATGTTTACTCAGCAAGCTCCCAACACTGCCCGCGCTCAGCTCTCTGAGGGGAATGTGGAAATCATCCGCCAGACTCTTCCAGTGATTGGCGCACACATCAATGAGATCACCCCGGTCTTCTATCGCACGATGTTTGCCAATCACCCAGAGTTAATTGCCGACACTTTCAACCGCGGTAACCAGCGTTCCGGCGAGCAGCAGAAGGCGTTGGCCGCCTCTATCGCCACCTTCGCCACGATGCTTGTTGATGAAAACGCACCCGATCCAGTAGAAATGCTTTCCCGAATTGGCCACAAGCACGTATCCCTCGGCATCACCGCAGACCAGTACCAGATTGTCCACGACAACCTTTTCTCAGCCATCGTCGAAGTGCTCGGCGAGGCTATTACCCCAGAGATCGCCGGCGCCTGGGATGAGGTTTATTGGCTCATGGCCAACATTCTTATCAGCTTTGAAAATGATCTCTACAGCTCCGCTGGGGTAGCAGCGGGCGACGTCTTTATCAAGGCGGAACTAAAGGAAAAGACTCAACTAAGCCCACTAGTCACTGAGTACACCTTCTCCGGCCAAGGTTTTGAAAAGGCGCTTCCAGGCCAGTACACCTCCATTGGTGTGACGCTTCCTGACGGTGCTCGTCAGCTTCGGCAATATTCCCTCATCAAGACTGACGAGAATTCTTTTTCCATTGCAGTCCAAAAGGACGGCGAAGTATCCAACTTCCTTCTGGAAAACGTTGACCTCAGCGACGTTGTAGACGCAACCCTGCCAGCTGGCGATCTAGTCCTAGAAGACAATGCAGCACCACTCGTTCTTGTCAGCCAGGGCATCGGTTCCACTCCAATGACCGGAATGCTTTCCCACTTGGTGGCAACTCAGAACCCACTCGACCGTGAAGTTGTTGTCCTTCACGCCGATGCAAACGAAGCTGAATACGCTCAGCGTGAGAACACTAACAATCTTGTCGCAGCACTGTCCGAGCGTGGCAAAGCCACCCACATCGCCACTTTCCGCGAGCAGGATGAATTACTCAACTTGGACCAGCTCTTCCAAGAAGGCAAGGTTCCAGCAGAAGCTCAGTGGTACCTCTGCGGTGGAAACACCTTCCTGCAGGACATCCGCGAGCAATTAGAAAAGAACACCAAGCTTGCCCCTACAAGCATCCACTTTGAACTCTTCAGCCCTAACGACTGGCTGGTTAGCTAATCTCAAAACCACCCAGTAGGACATCATCGCCGATCATAACCACCATGATCGGCGATTTTTTCATGCCGCATCCAGGTCACCATCTAAGACGCGCGAGGAAACGATGTTTCACGTGAAACATTAAAAATGGTTATGTCGTGCAATTTTCAAATTCTTGCTCATTTGAAAATTTTAAGCAACGCAACGTGCATAAACAGTTTTCACACAGTTCATTAAGAGTTAATGAAACGACCTTAATCTAACCTTCAGCAGTCGGACAGTGCGCATTCATCAATAAGCGCAAAGCACCTCTTTCATGCCCACCATGCCTTCCCCAAAGGTGCGGTGGTCTTTTAACATGCTCGCGCTTTTACTCCCGACGCAAAAACTTAAACAATAAACTCAACAATATAAGAGGATCCACCGTGAACCCACGAAGAAATGGTCTTCGCTTGGCAATAGCCATTACGGCTACTAACACAGCCTTTGCTATGGCCAGCGGACATGTTTCCTATGCCCAAGACATTAATTTAGAACAGCTAAATGCAGCTCTTACTGACCTGGAAGCTCTTGCACCAGTACCCAATGACCTTGTTGTCACTGAGATCCTGCCTGATACCACCAGTTATGACAATTATGAGTTTTTTGAAGTTCATAACACCGGCTCTCAACCAGTCACCATTGGGGCAGGGGAATATAGCTTTTCCTATTCCTATTCGGATTCCATTGATACCACTCAAGACAAAGCACTATCCCTGGGCTCCGATGTCACAGTAGCGGCGGGCGAGACCATTGTGGTTTGGATTGAATACAGCACGAGCACCGTGAATACGGCAGCATTAAGTGACCAGAATTTCCGTGACTTTTATGGCATGGACTCCAGCATCAGAATTTTCCGCGCAACTGGCCAGGCAGGCTTAGCCAATGGTGGGGATCGTGGCATCCGAGTTCTTTATAACGGAGAAGTTTCCAGCTGGTCGCATTATCCAGCTGGAAGCGCCGC encodes the following:
- a CDS encoding Rieske (2Fe-2S) protein, with the translated sequence MTESALPCSRRTFLLGTATTFAGAFLAACGTSPNNEVAATDVPVGSAVALETVIIAQPTAGHYVAYSATCPHAGSRITKVDGDTVQCLNHNSVFKISDGSVVSGPAQTGLKAATLTQNGDTLSATES
- a CDS encoding NADH:flavin oxidoreductase/NADH oxidase, whose product is MTSLLSPITLRSLEISNRIWLAPMCQYQVDKNDGVPHEWHLVHYGARAVGGFGLLIAESTGVSPEGRISPNCTGLWNDEQVVAWKKITNFVHSQGAKMGVQLNHAGRKASTYPWLPGVPNGTQSEAEGGWQTFAPSAVAQEGLDTPQELTIDGIKKVVADFAAAAQRAVEAGFDVIEIHGAHGYLLHQFLSPISNKRTDEYGGSFENRTRLFREVATAIRSVIPEGMPLVARISATDWIDDEPSWDGDQTVKLVADLKELGVDAVDISTGGVAAARIPVGPSYQVEFARQVKQEVGIPTSAVGMITEAQQAQQHLDNGDADIITIGRAALREPSWPLKAAHQLGLKTEEIHYPRSYWRGVW
- a CDS encoding bile acid:sodium symporter family protein, which gives rise to MLARLKRLDPLIVLIVLAVIIAIIIPVRGVAAEWFDIAVKIAIAVLFFLYGARLSTQEALNGLKHWRLHVTILLITFVIFPLIGIGLEPLTFFISDDIYKGILFLTLVPSTVQSSVAFTSIAKGNVAGAIVAASLSNLVGVFITPLLVMLIMSAGGGVHVDPKVFLDIAVQLLLPFILGQLCRRWVKNFAAKKATKIVDRGSIAMVVYSAFSAGVVGGVWSTVQPWEVLFLIVFAAVMVSAMLWFTMFVATRIGFNRADSIAIQFCGTKKSLATGLPMAAVIFGGANIGLLILPLMIFHQVQLMICAWLAARYGKDAQEQKAQV
- a CDS encoding DUF1684 domain-containing protein — its product is MISIREKTLTFDEHAWATWHQERIKAASSPLGPTSLIATRWISATTLSNAHEFPNLPGRWYRRGGGVVGIHLPPSFTTTGTLQILPGEIAQTTSFNLAIAERIGEIALEVYDRQSPAETRFRTIETYPPAAHWQLRARFYPQAESVNLTAADGLIVPTPTVGWVVFEKEGREFRLRVCNVGQRLRAVFSDKTTSQGVFRFRCLDIEAPDINGETVVDFNRAYLPAVAFSEHFLCAGPSIANGLNLEVEAGEKWVVGDF
- a CDS encoding SDR family oxidoreductase, with the protein product MKSIFISGAAQGIGRAVAEKFLLEGWQVGAYDIASIEYEHLNLHKGRLDVTKAEEWESALADFAAVTGGTIDVVDNNAGIIIDGPLAKAEEGDVEKLIAVNVAGVTLGARAAHPYLKRTPGAHLVNMASASAVYGQPNIAVYSASKFYVVGLTESLELEWRRDGIRVVDIWPLWAKTSLAQVDAASTRRLGVRITPEQVAEAVWAAVHPKNRWARGKVHYGVSALDKALYVAKSLAPDRMTRFLTKIVAG
- a CDS encoding peptide MFS transporter translates to MNTDTSKGGVVPEPTEPSSGSVATDAHREKQFFGQPWGLANLFGVEMWERFSFYGMQSILAFYLYYSVTEGGLGMDQTAALSIVGAYGGFVYMTSLVASFLADRVFGSEKTLFYSAIVVMIGHLALALIPGYVGLSIGLVLIGLGSGGVKTAAQVVLGQLYSHTDPRRDAGFSIFYMGVNIGGLFGPLITNAIWGWGGFHWGFGIAAVGMALGLIQYVAMRKTTIGAAGHDVPNPLPKSQYAAWLIGALVVVAIVVALVATGIIKLEWLSNITALIALIAAIGLLAQMYTSPLTSAAEKSRLLGFIPMFIGGVLFFAIFQTQFTVLAVYSDTRLDRNFFGIDLPPGLINSFNPIFIIVFSGIFATLWTKLGAKQWSTAVKFGVANIVIGVALFFFLPFAGGGDNSTPMALIIWVYFLFTIAELLLSPVGNSLATKVAPAAFQSRMFAVWLMAVSMGTSLSGTLGGYYDPTDAGAEKTFFITVGVITIIIGLVIIASKNWVLKKFIDVR
- a CDS encoding RrF2 family transcriptional regulator codes for the protein MHLTTFADLGLRSMMILGDLPAGQRLTISELAKATNASDNHLARVVAKLVDMELVTSIRGRNGGVHLPDSARGASVGQILRELEGPGEVVDCQGAKPCPLAAHDCKLRHRLAAAREAFFAELDGDTIGDLIRVNRVAAQPNSEEAHGSSTSLGLPTLWNN
- a CDS encoding globin domain-containing protein translates to MFTQQAPNTARAQLSEGNVEIIRQTLPVIGAHINEITPVFYRTMFANHPELIADTFNRGNQRSGEQQKALAASIATFATMLVDENAPDPVEMLSRIGHKHVSLGITADQYQIVHDNLFSAIVEVLGEAITPEIAGAWDEVYWLMANILISFENDLYSSAGVAAGDVFIKAELKEKTQLSPLVTEYTFSGQGFEKALPGQYTSIGVTLPDGARQLRQYSLIKTDENSFSIAVQKDGEVSNFLLENVDLSDVVDATLPAGDLVLEDNAAPLVLVSQGIGSTPMTGMLSHLVATQNPLDREVVVLHADANEAEYAQRENTNNLVAALSERGKATHIATFREQDELLNLDQLFQEGKVPAEAQWYLCGGNTFLQDIREQLEKNTKLAPTSIHFELFSPNDWLVS